One region of Vibrio cidicii genomic DNA includes:
- a CDS encoding chromosome partitioning protein ParB, protein MTTARYVEINDGIQSIWMIERIWQLAETLPTEEIPIADICGPDEVTWFGDSGPGPTCRAIAEHCRRINNADLSYPVILTEDYRVFDGMHRIAKCIMQGKATIAVKRFRQNPAPDQVRDLNQPSD, encoded by the coding sequence GTGACAACAGCAAGATATGTAGAAATTAATGATGGCATCCAATCAATTTGGATGATCGAGCGGATCTGGCAATTGGCTGAGACGTTGCCAACCGAAGAGATCCCAATTGCCGATATTTGCGGTCCCGACGAAGTCACTTGGTTTGGCGATTCCGGACCCGGACCGACTTGCCGTGCGATTGCAGAGCATTGCCGACGGATTAATAACGCGGATCTCAGTTACCCGGTGATTCTCACCGAAGATTACCGCGTGTTTGACGGCATGCACCGCATCGCCAAATGCATCATGCAAGGAAAAGCCACCATTGCCGTCAAACGCTTTCGACAAAATCCAGCGCCGGATCAAGTGCGTGACTTAAATCAACCCAGCGACTAA
- a CDS encoding GNAT family N-acetyltransferase, which translates to MDVTLSHIDKNNYQAVCQLELAKYQEELVVSNTWSLIESFYHENTQARALCLDGKPVGFIMWEIGSDSVVILRRIMVDYAHQRHGIGRRAIDLLLAEMANLPAVKKLQVEYPRSNRTAKAFFSALGFELEEEKSESDILSASMTIEK; encoded by the coding sequence ATGGACGTTACCTTAAGCCACATCGATAAAAACAACTACCAAGCCGTATGCCAATTAGAGTTGGCTAAGTATCAGGAAGAGTTAGTTGTTAGCAATACTTGGTCACTGATTGAATCTTTTTATCACGAGAATACCCAAGCGCGAGCGCTCTGCTTAGACGGTAAACCCGTTGGCTTTATTATGTGGGAAATAGGTTCCGATTCTGTAGTTATACTGCGTCGTATTATGGTGGACTATGCCCATCAGCGTCATGGCATTGGTCGTCGTGCCATCGATCTATTGTTAGCCGAAATGGCGAATCTCCCCGCGGTGAAAAAATTGCAGGTTGAATATCCGCGCAGCAACCGTACGGCAAAAGCCTTTTTCTCTGCGCTTGGCTTTGAACTGGAAGAGGAGAAAAGTGAAAGCGATATTCTCTCTGCCAGCATGACAATCGAAAAATAG
- a CDS encoding HD domain-containing phosphohydrolase, which produces MKKQRYPLSIHITSLFLVLTTIIGIVLISISYNHSQALLSKSAEGLSLEHANKLESSYQTSVSPVLTTLNFMAESAFLDDQNEATKLTPWLKSLSLIFIQNPNLVALYHASQSGVFTQYRMLNSEMMKTRFDAPEGAYFLINTTHVDGRNEFVYLDKDFQQVDYRLQNDNQFDPRIRPWFVNAEPDGQIRLTQPYFFYFLQTNGVTLSRKSTDGQHVIGADFTLSKLSTQIEALAFAPRTKLALLDAEGRLLAQHQLETEDKSGQGLQQSKVFSTLFAPLIEKIGTGETLFQTQHYQGDEWSLTMTPVYLTDKVQLTLAEATPTNELLSDLISMRDKQVVTAIFMLLICFAIVWVVANRLSRPLQNLILLTDNIARFDFKRTRYPQSVIKEVVNLTNSIELMEHTLHDLLRLLRDTASNQDFDLLAKTIAHQAYLVTKAETIMLYIQSDEEKKLTTAANHAIIPFKIDINEFINETPWMMAQLKEGETIHLDRTSNALKRHQDTIFNTDIFFFPLLNREKSLVGIVTIGYERAPTDAQLDKHAFLRELLSFAQIAKDNIDQMQQQKEMLNAFIELIASAIDTKSPYTGGHCQRVPQLVTWLTEEIHRDKKYFPNFSVNNKQWEEIKLAAWLHDCGKVTTPEYVVDKATKLETIYDRIHEIRMRFEVLKLQEEVTYWQALYNGEEAAQAKQTLDEKHRQLDDEFAFVAHCNVGSEDMAQQDVERLRTIAQREWKRTLDDQLGVSWIEQKRHTSKPSLPVMEPLLADKPVHMIAWEQGGHPSQNWQQPYVLKPGNCKYNRGELHNLTIRYGTLNDEERFIINDHIIQTQVMLNRLPYPEHLKNIPEIAGGHHERMDGKGYPLGLNEEQLSIPARIMAVADVFEALTSNDRPYKKGKSLAESLEIMTNMATSGHIDPKIYLLFLLREVDQKYAKTFVNPKQFSEVDRKTHIERVKHYLRNQF; this is translated from the coding sequence ATGAAAAAACAACGCTATCCGCTGAGCATCCATATTACGAGTCTGTTTCTCGTTTTAACTACTATCATCGGTATTGTGTTGATTTCCATCAGTTATAACCATTCGCAAGCGTTACTCAGTAAAAGCGCTGAAGGGCTGAGCCTTGAACACGCCAATAAACTGGAATCCTCTTATCAAACTTCTGTCAGTCCGGTGCTTACGACCCTTAATTTTATGGCCGAAAGCGCTTTTTTAGATGATCAAAATGAAGCAACGAAACTTACACCTTGGCTTAAATCACTATCCCTGATTTTTATTCAAAACCCCAATTTGGTTGCGCTTTATCACGCCTCGCAAAGCGGCGTCTTCACCCAGTATCGAATGCTCAACTCAGAAATGATGAAAACCCGCTTTGACGCGCCAGAAGGGGCTTATTTCTTAATCAACACCACGCACGTCGATGGTCGCAACGAGTTTGTCTACCTCGATAAAGATTTTCAACAAGTCGACTATCGGCTACAAAACGACAATCAATTTGACCCAAGAATTCGACCTTGGTTTGTCAATGCAGAGCCCGATGGGCAGATTCGGCTGACTCAGCCATATTTTTTTTACTTTTTGCAGACCAACGGCGTGACATTGTCACGTAAATCAACCGACGGACAGCACGTTATCGGCGCCGATTTTACCCTGTCTAAACTCTCGACTCAGATCGAAGCGCTCGCCTTTGCGCCACGCACAAAATTAGCCCTGCTCGATGCAGAAGGTCGCTTGTTGGCGCAACATCAGTTAGAAACGGAAGATAAGAGCGGACAGGGTTTACAGCAGAGTAAAGTGTTTTCAACACTATTCGCCCCATTGATTGAAAAGATTGGTACGGGCGAAACCTTGTTTCAAACTCAGCACTATCAGGGCGATGAGTGGTCACTTACCATGACGCCTGTCTATTTGACTGACAAAGTGCAATTGACACTTGCAGAGGCGACGCCAACCAACGAATTGCTCAGCGATTTAATTTCCATGCGTGATAAGCAGGTGGTGACGGCAATCTTTATGTTACTGATCTGCTTTGCCATTGTCTGGGTGGTGGCGAATCGCCTCTCCAGACCGCTGCAAAATTTAATCTTACTTACCGACAACATCGCTCGTTTTGATTTCAAACGCACACGCTACCCACAAAGTGTGATTAAAGAGGTGGTAAACCTAACCAATTCAATCGAGTTGATGGAACATACCCTGCACGATCTACTGCGTTTATTGCGAGATACCGCCAGCAATCAAGATTTTGACCTGCTAGCGAAAACCATCGCCCATCAAGCCTACTTGGTGACCAAAGCCGAAACCATCATGCTTTACATCCAATCGGACGAAGAGAAAAAACTGACTACTGCGGCGAATCACGCCATCATTCCGTTCAAAATCGACATCAATGAGTTTATCAACGAAACACCTTGGATGATGGCGCAGTTGAAAGAGGGGGAAACCATTCATCTAGACCGTACATCGAATGCGTTGAAACGCCACCAAGATACTATTTTCAATACAGATATCTTCTTCTTCCCGCTACTCAACCGTGAAAAATCACTGGTTGGTATTGTCACTATTGGCTATGAACGCGCTCCAACAGACGCTCAGTTGGATAAGCATGCTTTTTTACGCGAACTGCTCAGTTTCGCGCAAATTGCCAAAGACAATATCGACCAGATGCAGCAGCAAAAAGAGATGCTCAATGCTTTTATCGAGCTGATTGCCTCTGCGATTGATACCAAATCCCCTTACACTGGCGGACATTGTCAACGCGTACCACAACTGGTCACTTGGCTAACGGAAGAAATTCACCGAGACAAAAAATACTTCCCCAACTTTTCGGTCAATAACAAGCAGTGGGAAGAGATCAAACTGGCCGCTTGGCTACATGACTGCGGCAAAGTGACCACTCCTGAATATGTGGTCGACAAAGCGACTAAACTTGAGACGATTTACGATCGCATACACGAGATCCGCATGCGCTTTGAAGTGCTGAAGTTGCAAGAAGAAGTCACCTACTGGCAAGCGCTTTACAATGGCGAAGAAGCAGCACAAGCCAAACAAACGCTAGACGAGAAACATCGCCAACTGGATGACGAGTTTGCCTTTGTCGCCCACTGTAACGTAGGCAGCGAGGATATGGCGCAGCAAGATGTCGAGCGTCTGCGTACTATTGCTCAACGCGAGTGGAAACGCACGCTAGATGATCAACTTGGCGTCTCGTGGATAGAGCAAAAACGCCACACCAGCAAACCATCGCTACCCGTCATGGAGCCATTGCTGGCCGACAAACCCGTACATATGATTGCGTGGGAACAAGGTGGCCATCCGAGCCAGAACTGGCAACAGCCCTATGTGCTTAAACCTGGCAACTGTAAATACAATCGTGGTGAGTTACACAACCTCACCATACGTTATGGCACCTTGAATGATGAAGAGCGCTTTATCATCAACGATCACATCATTCAGACCCAAGTGATGCTCAACCGTTTGCCTTATCCAGAGCATTTGAAAAATATTCCGGAAATTGCTGGCGGTCACCACGAACGTATGGATGGCAAAGGCTATCCGCTTGGTTTAAACGAAGAACAGCTATCGATTCCCGCTCGAATAATGGCGGTTGCGGATGTGTTTGAGGCGTTAACCTCAAACGATCGCCCGTACAAAAAAGGCAAATCCTTAGCTGAGTCACTGGAAATTATGACCAATATGGCGACCTCAGGACATATTGACCCCAAAATCTATCTGCTTTTCTTACTGCGCGAAGTGGATCAGAAATACGCGAAAACGTTTGTTAATCCAAAACAGTTCTCAGAGGTCGATAGAAAGACTCATATTGAGCGAGTGAAGCATTATCTAAGAAATCAATTCTAA
- a CDS encoding DUF3103 domain-containing protein: protein MKKIISLSALCALALVGCQSEETPVTTISNDKAGEITNTKRDLAKQLSEHFTELEGTLRANITAEQLNVSLSTLAEQQPKAQFSRQFIQADSQIRTWKGISEYTDELLEVRLANEAMLDAWQNGEQSPLFAFEPTGDDEQWQYIEAFDINGQIHQLSVSEMPDVPVIVIDNNSSVELKAGLQAMRAEMQRLGQSTVVLPYQNERDRTAAPTKAFAAGEVQPIHTTQLKKIRLADDQEPWISGKAEIYAIVTGVNPSRDEPALDLVEMPYLDYDNKDYYPNQIVIHWSRYRWGAADMVLMEQDDGTDYKQLAKLLVQVAEEVLKAIPDPEVQAYAIIPQLTNKIIDAIPDGALTNDDDFVDVYYTLMQDTSYVDHPGAGVNAVVTLEPLTINPTRP from the coding sequence ATGAAAAAAATCATCTCCCTCTCTGCTCTTTGTGCATTAGCGCTTGTGGGGTGCCAGTCTGAAGAGACGCCAGTGACCACCATTTCTAACGACAAAGCGGGGGAAATTACCAATACAAAACGTGATTTGGCCAAACAACTGAGTGAACATTTTACGGAGTTAGAAGGTACACTGCGCGCCAATATCACTGCTGAGCAGCTTAACGTTTCACTCTCCACTCTGGCTGAGCAGCAACCGAAAGCGCAATTTAGTCGCCAATTTATCCAAGCAGATAGCCAGATTCGTACATGGAAAGGTATCTCTGAATACACCGACGAACTCTTAGAAGTGCGCTTGGCCAATGAAGCAATGTTAGACGCTTGGCAAAATGGCGAGCAAAGCCCACTGTTCGCCTTTGAGCCAACAGGTGATGATGAGCAGTGGCAGTACATTGAAGCTTTTGATATCAATGGACAAATACATCAGTTAAGCGTGAGTGAAATGCCGGATGTGCCTGTTATCGTGATTGATAACAACAGCTCGGTTGAGTTGAAAGCAGGCTTACAAGCGATGAGAGCGGAAATGCAGCGCCTTGGTCAATCGACGGTTGTTTTGCCTTATCAGAATGAACGTGATCGCACTGCTGCGCCTACGAAGGCTTTCGCTGCAGGAGAGGTTCAGCCAATCCATACCACCCAACTGAAGAAAATTCGTCTAGCCGATGACCAAGAGCCATGGATCTCAGGAAAAGCAGAAATCTACGCGATTGTCACCGGGGTAAACCCAAGTCGTGATGAGCCTGCACTGGATCTGGTCGAAATGCCTTATCTCGATTACGACAACAAAGATTACTACCCAAATCAAATCGTGATTCACTGGTCTCGCTACCGCTGGGGCGCCGCTGATATGGTGTTGATGGAACAAGACGATGGTACGGATTACAAGCAGCTTGCCAAATTGTTGGTACAGGTGGCGGAAGAGGTGCTTAAAGCCATTCCCGATCCAGAAGTGCAAGCCTACGCGATTATTCCGCAACTGACTAACAAGATCATTGATGCTATTCCAGATGGCGCGCTAACCAATGATGATGATTTTGTCGATGTCTACTATACCTTGATGCAAGACACGTCGTATGTCGATCATCCGGGAGCGGGCGTGAATGCGGTGGTAACCTTGGAACCGCTGACAATCAATCCAACCCGTCCATAA
- a CDS encoding spermidine/putrescine ABC transporter substrate-binding protein — protein sequence MKLLIKGLVLSALSFSAVSQAESEVLNVYAWGSYLPEASLKAFEKQEGVTINYSTFENNESMYTKLKLLKGGGYDVVFASAYFIEKMGREGLLTKLDHSKIPNMKDTMDGLLGQAHDPKNDYSLPYIWGITGISYNETMVDAPLTRWADLWDKKYAQQVMLIDDIRDVFGMALKLNGFSINTKNEAEIKKAYESLVALKNNVLLYNSDAPQVPYVSGEASVGMQWNGNAYQGQVEMPELKFVMPEEGAVLWMDNFTIPSGSKHKELAHKFVNFMYQPENQAEIVNSLGYASATKSGRELLPAELKNNPTIFPSDKDMKKGEFINDVGPETLAIYEKYWQRLRTQ from the coding sequence ATGAAATTATTAATCAAAGGACTGGTTTTGAGTGCGCTCTCTTTTAGCGCGGTCTCTCAGGCAGAGAGCGAAGTGCTGAACGTTTATGCTTGGGGGAGTTACCTACCTGAAGCTTCTCTAAAGGCGTTTGAGAAACAAGAAGGCGTCACGATTAACTATTCAACATTTGAAAATAATGAATCGATGTACACCAAACTCAAGCTGCTGAAAGGTGGCGGTTACGATGTGGTGTTTGCCTCCGCGTACTTCATCGAAAAAATGGGTCGGGAAGGGCTGTTGACCAAATTGGATCACAGTAAAATCCCAAACATGAAAGACACGATGGATGGTCTGCTTGGCCAAGCGCACGATCCGAAAAACGACTACTCGCTGCCTTATATTTGGGGCATTACTGGCATTAGTTACAATGAAACCATGGTCGATGCCCCTTTGACTCGCTGGGCCGATCTGTGGGATAAAAAGTACGCGCAACAAGTGATGCTGATTGACGATATCCGTGATGTTTTCGGTATGGCGTTAAAACTTAACGGCTTTAGTATCAACACGAAAAACGAAGCAGAAATCAAGAAAGCATACGAATCTTTGGTTGCGTTGAAGAATAACGTCTTACTGTATAACTCAGATGCGCCGCAAGTGCCGTATGTGTCTGGTGAAGCGTCTGTTGGCATGCAGTGGAACGGGAACGCCTACCAAGGCCAAGTGGAAATGCCAGAACTGAAGTTCGTGATGCCCGAAGAAGGCGCGGTGTTGTGGATGGATAACTTCACCATTCCATCGGGTAGTAAACACAAAGAATTGGCGCACAAGTTTGTTAACTTCATGTACCAGCCAGAAAACCAAGCTGAGATTGTCAACAGCCTAGGCTACGCTTCAGCAACCAAATCTGGTCGTGAGCTGCTGCCTGCTGAGCTGAAAAACAACCCAACTATCTTCCCATCAGATAAAGATATGAAGAAGGGAGAGTTTATTAATGATGTCGGCCCAGAAACGCTCGCGATTTATGAGAAATACTGGCAGCGCCTAAGAACGCAATAA
- a CDS encoding heavy metal-binding domain-containing protein, protein MIVTTTPQIEGKRIVAYKGVIAGEAILGANLFKDLFAGIRDMVGGRSGTYEKELERARTIAFEELEQKARALGANAIVGVDIDYEVLGQSNGMLMVSASGTAVVVEQ, encoded by the coding sequence ATGATAGTAACAACCACTCCGCAAATTGAAGGTAAGCGAATTGTCGCCTATAAAGGCGTTATTGCAGGTGAAGCCATTCTTGGCGCAAACTTATTTAAAGATCTTTTTGCGGGAATAAGAGATATGGTTGGTGGACGCTCTGGTACTTACGAAAAAGAATTAGAGCGAGCAAGAACCATAGCGTTTGAAGAGTTAGAGCAAAAAGCACGCGCTTTGGGCGCTAACGCGATTGTTGGCGTGGATATCGATTATGAAGTCTTAGGCCAGAGTAACGGTATGTTAATGGTTTCCGCCAGCGGCACAGCAGTCGTGGTCGAGCAGTAA